One window of Larus michahellis chromosome 19, bLarMic1.1, whole genome shotgun sequence genomic DNA carries:
- the C19H1orf216 gene encoding UPF0500 protein C1orf216 homolog, translating into MFAICPPGIPANAPFRQGRGGPALGMAVPGAGCGQDSNSNFVGEVCDSNENWSQPAPGSPPEEGSSRSENTTNPSDNLLLLMQRQMAQGRLRDAAPSLGATRLRLPEPGVRSPPEGAEVGGTGGQNAAAEEPAEGCGKPPSSPAEDNGYASSSLSIDSPDSACGSAWDPPATALRPGSPPQPGEAEPEPGTLFPALAEAVQHLQDKERFKEREKEKHHIQLVMYRRLALLRWIHGLQQKVVDQQNRLQESFDTILDNRKELIRCMQHGPACPAGTAAPSP; encoded by the coding sequence ATGTTTGCCATCTGCCCGCCGGGCATCCCGGCGAACGCCCCGTTCCgacagggccgggggggcccGGCGCTGGGCATGGCCGTCCCAGGGGCTGGCTGTGGGCAGGACTCCAACTCCAACTTCGTGGGAGAGGTGTGTGACAGCAACGAGAACTGGAGCCAGCCAGCGCCAGGGTCCCCGCCGGAGGAGGGCTCCAGCCGGAGCGAAAACACCACAAATCCGTCCGATAATCTGCTGTTATTAATGCAGAGACAGATGGCCCAGGGCCGGCTTAGGGATGCCGCCCCGAGCCTGGGTGCCACGCGGCTGCGTCTCCCCGAGCCGGGGGTGCGCAGCCCCCCCGAGGGAGCCGAGGTTGGCGGGACAGGGGGCCAAAACGCCGCCGCCGAGGAGCCGGCCGAAGGATGCGGCAAGCCCCCGAGCTCCCCCGCGGAGGACAACGGCTatgccagcagctccctcagcatcGACAGCCCCGACAGCGCCTGCGGGAGCGCCTGGGACCCTCCCGCCACCGCCCTCCGCCCCGGGAGCCCACCCCAGCCGGGGGAGGCCGAGCCCGAGCCGGGGACCCTCTTCCCAGCACTGGCAGAGGCCGTGCAGCACCTGCAGGACAAGGAGCGCTTCAAGGAGCGGGAGAAGGAGAAGCACCACATCCAGCTGGTGATGTACCGGCGCCTGGCCCTGCTGCGCTGGATCCACGGCCTCCAGCAGAAAGTCGTGGACCAGCAGAACAGGCTGCAGGAGAGTTTTGACACCATCCTGGATAACCGCAAGGAGCTCATCCGCTGCATGCAGCATGGCCCGGCGTGTCCCGCCGGCacggccgcccccagcccctga